The Muricauda sp. SCSIO 65647 genome includes a region encoding these proteins:
- a CDS encoding DsrE family protein, giving the protein MERNFIFVLSFVFPIAIAFAQEKNPGPIIADYGAVWEVPDTDYETRTNGDLKVVFDIMNSPNGLGEPNKSIETAARFLNMHAKSGIKPGQMKVILVVHNKASKDILTNEGYQKRFGMNNPNAEMIRQLLDVGVQFVFCGQSSLSRNIPIEETISGVQLALSAMTALIQSQNDGYRLIKF; this is encoded by the coding sequence ATGGAAAGAAATTTCATTTTCGTATTGTCATTTGTATTCCCTATAGCCATAGCATTTGCCCAAGAAAAGAATCCTGGCCCCATTATCGCTGATTATGGTGCTGTTTGGGAGGTTCCCGATACCGATTACGAAACGAGGACCAATGGTGACCTTAAGGTGGTCTTCGATATCATGAACAGCCCCAATGGCCTTGGTGAACCAAACAAAAGTATCGAAACAGCGGCCCGTTTTTTGAACATGCACGCCAAGAGCGGCATCAAACCTGGGCAGATGAAAGTTATTCTAGTGGTTCATAATAAGGCATCAAAAGATATTTTGACCAACGAAGGGTACCAAAAAAGGTTCGGTATGAACAATCCTAATGCTGAAATGATCCGGCAATTACTGGATGTCGGTGTTCAGTTTGTTTTTTGCGGTCAATCATCCCTATCACGAAATATACCCATTGAGGAAACCATATCTGGCGTACAATTGGCCCTTTCGGCCATGACCGCGCTCATACAATCACAAAACGATGGTTACCGACTAATTAAATTTTAG
- a CDS encoding amidohydrolase yields the protein MKSLNTLLLLLLCFSLFAQGPNLEKDYEAIEGKVIEWRRDIHQNPELSNREFKTAKKIADHLIALGIEVQTGVAHTGVVGVLKGDKPGKVVALRADIDALPVTERNDLSFKSTVTSEFLGEKVGVMHACGHDAHTAILMGVAEILASNKDKINGTVKFIFQPAEEGPPPGEEGGALLMVKEGVLKNPDVDAIFGLHINSQTPVGMIRFKIGGTLAAAQSFTIKVKGKQSHGSQPWAGVDPILISAKIIDGLQTIISREANLTNEAAVITVGKIKSGVRFNIIPESAEMIGTIRTLDYGMKDHINKRMKEMVATIAKAYGGEATCEIKDATDITFNDPNLTTEMLPTLKRVAGDERVIAQKAVTGAEDFSYYQREVPGFFFFLGGMTPGNKTPYPHHTPDFLIDDSGLLLGVKAMTELALDYLGQAP from the coding sequence ATGAAATCATTAAACACTTTACTGCTTTTGTTGTTATGCTTTTCGCTGTTTGCCCAAGGCCCAAATCTTGAAAAAGATTATGAGGCCATTGAGGGCAAGGTGATCGAATGGCGGCGTGACATCCATCAAAATCCCGAATTGAGCAATCGTGAATTCAAAACCGCTAAAAAAATTGCCGACCACTTAATAGCGTTGGGCATTGAAGTTCAAACCGGGGTGGCCCATACCGGTGTGGTTGGGGTTTTAAAAGGTGACAAGCCCGGTAAGGTGGTAGCACTTCGTGCCGATATTGATGCCCTACCGGTAACCGAGCGCAATGACCTATCGTTTAAATCAACCGTTACTTCAGAGTTTCTTGGAGAAAAAGTGGGTGTAATGCACGCTTGTGGCCATGACGCGCATACAGCTATTTTGATGGGCGTCGCCGAGATTTTGGCCAGCAACAAAGATAAAATCAACGGCACGGTCAAGTTTATCTTCCAGCCCGCGGAAGAAGGTCCGCCCCCAGGTGAAGAAGGCGGTGCCCTGCTCATGGTCAAAGAGGGCGTGTTGAAAAACCCTGATGTCGATGCCATCTTTGGGTTACATATCAATTCTCAGACACCCGTGGGTATGATTCGCTTTAAAATTGGGGGCACCCTGGCCGCAGCGCAAAGCTTTACGATCAAAGTCAAGGGAAAACAGAGCCATGGCTCACAACCTTGGGCCGGTGTTGACCCGATATTGATCAGCGCCAAGATCATCGATGGCCTACAGACCATCATCAGCCGAGAGGCGAACTTGACCAATGAAGCGGCCGTCATTACCGTAGGCAAGATTAAAAGTGGGGTGCGTTTTAACATCATTCCCGAATCCGCTGAAATGATCGGCACCATTAGAACGCTTGATTATGGTATGAAAGACCATATCAACAAGCGTATGAAAGAAATGGTCGCCACCATTGCAAAGGCCTATGGAGGCGAAGCGACCTGTGAAATCAAAGATGCCACTGACATTACCTTTAACGATCCCAATTTGACCACTGAGATGTTGCCGACACTGAAAAGGGTTGCTGGCGATGAACGGGTAATCGCTCAAAAGGCCGTCACCGGTGCTGAAGATTTCTCTTATTATCAACGGGAGGTACCCGGTTTCTTTTTCTTTTTGGGAGGAATGACCCCTGGCAACAAAACACCTTACCCACACCATACCCCCGATTTTTTGATTGATGACAGTGGTTTGCTATTGGGTGTAAAGGCCATGACTGAACTGGCATTGGACTATCTCGGCCAAGCACCCTAA
- a CDS encoding patatin family protein, with protein sequence MRALVISGGGSKGAFAGGVAQFLIEEAKHGYELFVGTSTGSLLISHLALNKIDKIKEIYSSVDQDSIFSSCPFIIRRKHGLELIAINHWNVLKNFMKGHKTFGESESLRQLIRSSITIEEFNALKNSSKDVVITVSNLSLNQVEYKSINDCTYDEYCDWIWISSNYTPFMSLVRKNGCEYADGGLGSLVPIEEAIKRGATEVDVVVLHTEVNYLNRMPSRNPFELITTIFSFMLDRIENQNVRIGKLVASQHDAIINFYYTPTVLTTNSLIFNKERMTLWWKKGYLYAKNKNVESMPIDPDVQE encoded by the coding sequence ATGAGGGCATTGGTCATATCAGGTGGAGGGAGTAAAGGAGCCTTTGCGGGCGGGGTAGCCCAATTTTTGATAGAAGAGGCCAAACATGGTTACGAGCTTTTTGTGGGCACCTCGACAGGAAGCTTGCTCATCTCTCACTTGGCCCTTAACAAAATTGATAAAATCAAGGAAATATATTCTTCGGTAGATCAAGATAGTATCTTCAGCAGCTGCCCCTTTATCATTCGTCGAAAACATGGTCTAGAGTTAATCGCCATCAACCATTGGAATGTGCTCAAAAATTTTATGAAAGGCCATAAGACCTTTGGTGAAAGCGAGAGTCTTCGGCAATTGATACGAAGTAGTATCACCATCGAAGAATTCAATGCACTAAAGAACAGTTCGAAAGATGTGGTGATTACGGTTTCTAACCTATCGCTCAACCAAGTAGAATATAAGTCGATAAATGATTGTACCTACGATGAGTATTGTGATTGGATCTGGATTTCATCGAATTATACCCCTTTTATGAGTTTGGTCAGAAAAAATGGTTGCGAATATGCCGATGGGGGACTGGGCAGTTTGGTGCCCATCGAAGAGGCCATCAAAAGAGGAGCGACAGAAGTTGATGTGGTCGTACTACATACCGAGGTAAATTATTTGAACCGGATGCCTTCCCGGAATCCGTTTGAGTTGATTACCACCATTTTTTCCTTTATGCTAGATCGTATTGAAAATCAAAATGTAAGAATTGGAAAATTGGTGGCCAGCCAACACGATGCCATCATCAATTTCTACTACACACCTACGGTTCTTACCACAAATTCATTGATTTTCAATAAAGAGCGTATGACCTTATGGTGGAAAAAAGGGTATCTCTATGCCAAGAACAAGAATGTCGAGAGTATGCCGATCGATCCCGATGTGCAAGAGTGA
- a CDS encoding M1 family metallopeptidase: protein MRQFYLLFFLVPIMIFGQDFPAVDFVSGDVSITPDTIEKSIKGSVSYAFEMSANTDSIFLDAIDMGFQKVALNGKEVPYSNNGKQIAFQAPKNMGEHLLTLWFTSKPKQTVYFFGWDDQINGNEQIWTQGQGKYTSHWLPSFDDMSEKIEFDFQIMAPKEYDAIANGELLEVVDKDSLNAWRFNMEKPMSSYLAAFAIGDFDKKTLKSASGVPIELYYEPKDSLKVEPTFRYMKEIFDFLEEEIEVPYPWQNYKQVPAQDFLYAGMENTTLTIFSNTYVIDSMAFIDKNYVNVNAHELAHQWFGNLVTEKSGEHHWLHEGFATYYAYLTEKELFGDDHYYWRLYDTAKTLNILSENGDGEALTNPNANSLTFYEKGAWALVMLREIAGEEAFKKGIRNYLEKFAFKNVTIADFLSEVESASGKDLTGFRKEWLEGEEFPWESTKAYLVRHANSIKEYFELKKADGATIKKMDWYSGTTSAALKRQLILTYGLKTPVKGLESILQKEKDLKTRQAVAQVIESVPQELKEVFASLLEDESYVTQELALFKLWTSFPSERENFLSQTNNVMGLPNKNIRLLWLTLALVTPEIHPEKKKGYYEELNGYTAPNHHFEVRQLAFEYLNHINALNNEALANLVEAADHHVWQFKKFSRNLLRELMTDELFEKRLNTVYETLTKENKKILDKLNNK from the coding sequence ATGAGACAATTCTACCTGCTTTTCTTTTTGGTTCCCATAATGATTTTCGGACAAGATTTCCCTGCAGTGGATTTTGTCTCTGGTGATGTCTCCATTACTCCTGATACCATTGAAAAATCGATTAAGGGGAGTGTTTCCTATGCATTTGAAATGTCGGCAAACACAGATTCCATTTTTCTTGATGCCATTGATATGGGTTTTCAAAAAGTAGCCTTGAACGGTAAAGAAGTTCCCTATTCCAACAATGGAAAACAAATTGCATTTCAGGCCCCCAAGAACATGGGAGAACACCTATTGACGCTATGGTTTACCTCGAAACCCAAGCAGACCGTTTATTTTTTTGGTTGGGACGATCAAATTAATGGGAACGAGCAAATATGGACTCAAGGCCAAGGTAAGTACACCAGCCATTGGCTGCCCAGTTTTGATGATATGAGCGAAAAAATTGAATTTGATTTTCAAATAATGGCACCGAAAGAATATGATGCAATCGCTAACGGGGAACTTCTTGAAGTAGTTGATAAAGACTCGCTAAATGCGTGGAGATTCAACATGGAAAAACCGATGAGCAGTTATCTTGCGGCTTTTGCCATTGGTGATTTTGACAAGAAAACCCTGAAGTCTGCTTCTGGTGTGCCCATCGAACTGTATTATGAGCCCAAAGACAGCCTAAAGGTCGAGCCCACCTTTCGCTATATGAAAGAGATTTTTGACTTTTTGGAGGAGGAAATCGAAGTACCCTATCCATGGCAAAACTATAAACAGGTGCCCGCACAGGATTTTCTTTATGCGGGAATGGAAAACACGACGCTCACCATTTTCTCGAATACTTACGTAATTGATTCCATGGCCTTTATCGATAAGAATTACGTGAATGTCAATGCCCATGAGCTGGCCCACCAATGGTTTGGTAACTTGGTCACCGAAAAAAGTGGTGAGCACCATTGGTTACATGAAGGTTTTGCGACCTATTACGCCTATCTTACCGAAAAAGAGCTTTTTGGCGATGACCATTATTATTGGCGATTATATGACACGGCTAAAACCTTGAACATACTTTCAGAAAATGGCGATGGGGAAGCCCTGACGAATCCGAATGCAAACAGTCTGACCTTTTATGAAAAGGGTGCATGGGCCTTGGTCATGCTACGTGAAATAGCAGGTGAAGAGGCCTTTAAAAAAGGAATTCGCAACTATCTCGAAAAATTTGCCTTTAAAAATGTGACCATTGCCGATTTTCTTTCTGAAGTCGAATCCGCAAGTGGTAAAGACCTCACTGGTTTTCGGAAAGAGTGGTTAGAAGGTGAGGAATTTCCGTGGGAATCGACCAAAGCCTATTTGGTACGGCACGCCAACAGTATTAAAGAATATTTTGAACTAAAGAAAGCCGATGGGGCGACAATCAAAAAAATGGATTGGTACTCCGGTACCACTTCCGCTGCACTCAAAAGACAGCTCATATTGACCTACGGATTGAAGACCCCGGTAAAAGGATTGGAAAGCATCCTACAAAAAGAAAAGGACTTAAAAACAAGACAGGCCGTGGCACAGGTTATTGAAAGTGTTCCGCAAGAATTGAAAGAAGTGTTTGCTTCCCTGCTTGAAGATGAAAGCTATGTTACCCAAGAATTGGCGTTGTTCAAACTATGGACCAGTTTCCCTTCTGAAAGAGAGAACTTTTTGTCACAAACCAACAATGTGATGGGCCTTCCAAATAAGAACATTCGTCTTTTATGGTTGACCTTGGCCTTGGTGACCCCTGAAATCCATCCTGAAAAAAAGAAAGGCTATTACGAAGAACTAAACGGCTATACTGCGCCCAATCATCATTTTGAGGTACGCCAGTTGGCTTTCGAGTATCTCAACCACATCAATGCATTGAACAATGAAGCACTTGCAAATCTGGTCGAGGCCGCTGACCATCATGTTTGGCAATTCAAGAAGTTCTCAAGAAATTTATTGCGTGAATTGATGACAGATGAGCTATTTGAGAAACGATTGAACACTGTTTACGAAACCCTAACCAAAGAGAACAAAAAAATACTTGATAAACTGAACAACAAATGA
- the recG gene encoding ATP-dependent DNA helicase RecG, which produces MKPNFLQTPIAYLKGVGPNRAETLQTELGIQTYHDLLHLYPNRYLDKTQYYKINQLKDSGADVQIMGKIVHLKTVEQKRGKRLVATFMDDTGEMELVWFRAQKWMRENLRLNEPYVVFGRINRYGSTFSMPHPEMELLKEHQAGLKIAMQPIYPSTEKLSAKGITNRVISKLQQQLLLESKGQFQETVSGAILEELKLFSRADALLNVHFPKNQELLAKARFRLKFEELFYIQLQLISKKIIRKQKIKGFPFEKVGHNFNTFFEKHLPFELTAAQKRVIKEIRADLGSNAQMNRLLQGDVGSGKTIVALMSMLLAIDNGFQACLMAPTEILANQHYNGLKELLGKMEITLELLTGSTKKSERRTIHERLQNGSLHILVGTHAVLEEKVQFHNLGLAIVDEQHRFGVAQRSKLWHKGGSPPGEVGGVSIPPHVLVMTATPIPRTLAMSLYGDLDISVIDELPPGRKPVKTVHRYDSNRLKVFHFIKQEIKKGRQVYIVYPLIQESEAVDYKDLMDGYESISREFPLPDYQISIVHGRMKSQDKDYEMARFVKGETQLMVATTVIEVGVNVPNASVMIIESAERFGLSQLHQLRGRVGRGAEQSYCILMTGSKLSEDARTRLQTMTRTNDGFEIAEVDLRLRGPGDLMGTQQSGLLNLKIADIVKDNQILNTARYYAVNLLKEDPRLEKPENLPIRKQFAKMVKDKAIWGYIS; this is translated from the coding sequence ATGAAGCCCAATTTTCTACAAACTCCAATCGCTTATCTCAAAGGTGTGGGCCCGAATCGGGCAGAGACCTTGCAAACAGAATTGGGCATTCAGACCTACCACGATCTCTTACACCTCTACCCCAACCGCTATTTAGACAAAACCCAATATTACAAAATCAATCAGTTAAAAGATAGTGGGGCCGACGTACAGATCATGGGCAAAATTGTTCACCTCAAAACGGTAGAACAGAAACGCGGCAAAAGGCTCGTGGCCACTTTTATGGATGATACGGGAGAAATGGAGCTGGTTTGGTTCAGGGCCCAAAAATGGATGCGTGAAAACCTGAGGCTCAATGAACCCTACGTGGTTTTTGGCCGCATAAACCGATACGGAAGTACTTTTTCAATGCCCCACCCAGAAATGGAATTGCTCAAAGAGCACCAAGCAGGACTAAAGATCGCCATGCAGCCCATCTACCCCTCTACCGAAAAATTGAGCGCCAAGGGCATCACCAATAGGGTCATCAGCAAACTGCAACAGCAACTTTTGCTCGAATCAAAAGGCCAGTTTCAAGAAACGGTCTCGGGGGCAATTCTAGAAGAACTGAAACTATTTTCAAGAGCTGATGCTTTGTTGAACGTTCATTTTCCCAAAAATCAAGAGCTGCTGGCCAAAGCTAGGTTCCGTCTCAAATTTGAAGAGCTGTTCTACATACAGTTGCAACTGATTTCAAAGAAGATTATCCGAAAACAAAAAATAAAGGGCTTTCCCTTTGAAAAGGTAGGTCACAATTTCAACACCTTCTTTGAAAAGCATTTGCCTTTTGAGCTTACAGCAGCCCAAAAAAGGGTCATCAAAGAAATTCGGGCCGATTTAGGAAGCAACGCCCAAATGAACCGCTTGTTACAGGGCGATGTGGGTTCTGGCAAGACCATAGTGGCGCTGATGAGCATGCTGTTGGCCATTGATAACGGTTTTCAGGCCTGTTTGATGGCCCCTACAGAAATTTTGGCCAATCAACACTACAACGGATTAAAGGAATTATTGGGTAAAATGGAAATAACCCTCGAACTGCTCACGGGCTCTACAAAAAAATCGGAACGAAGAACCATCCACGAGCGGTTGCAAAACGGGTCGCTCCATATTTTAGTGGGCACCCATGCCGTTTTGGAAGAGAAAGTGCAATTTCACAATCTTGGTCTCGCCATTGTTGATGAGCAGCATCGTTTTGGGGTAGCACAGCGTTCAAAACTTTGGCATAAGGGGGGCTCACCCCCGGGGGAGGTTGGAGGGGTTTCCATTCCGCCCCATGTGCTGGTCATGACCGCTACGCCCATTCCGCGTACCCTGGCCATGAGCCTATATGGAGATCTCGATATTTCGGTCATCGATGAACTGCCCCCTGGGCGCAAACCTGTCAAAACGGTGCACCGTTATGATTCGAATCGCCTAAAGGTCTTTCACTTCATTAAGCAAGAAATCAAAAAAGGAAGACAGGTCTATATCGTGTACCCCCTGATACAAGAATCGGAAGCCGTAGACTATAAAGACCTGATGGATGGCTATGAAAGCATTTCACGGGAGTTTCCCCTGCCCGATTACCAAATATCCATTGTACATGGCCGTATGAAGAGTCAGGACAAAGACTATGAGATGGCGCGTTTTGTAAAGGGCGAGACCCAACTTATGGTGGCCACTACGGTCATCGAAGTGGGGGTCAATGTACCCAATGCCTCGGTGATGATCATCGAAAGTGCAGAGCGATTCGGACTCTCACAATTGCACCAACTACGTGGCCGTGTCGGAAGGGGGGCTGAACAGAGCTATTGCATTCTGATGACGGGCAGTAAACTCTCTGAAGATGCCCGTACCCGCTTACAGACCATGACACGTACCAACGACGGTTTTGAAATTGCCGAAGTGGACTTGAGATTACGTGGTCCTGGCGACTTGATGGGCACTCAACAAAGCGGATTGTTGAACTTAAAGATTGCCGATATTGTCAAGGACAACCAAATTTTGAACACCGCCCGTTACTATGCGGTAAACTTACTAAAAGAAGATCCACGATTGGAAAAACCTGAAAACCTGCCCATTCGAAAGCAATTTGCCAAAATGGTCAAGGATAAGGCAATTTGGGGGTATATAAGCTAA
- a CDS encoding DUF2911 domain-containing protein — protein MKKSDTKISILLLLAVLCFSTEALAQLDLPRGSQKAKVSQRIGITDITIVYSRPSVNDREIWGQLVPYGMNNLGFGTAAESPWRAGANENTIFKASDAIKIEGKDLPAGKYGLHMVVNEDDTATIIFSKNHGAWGSYFYDPAEDVLRVDVTAKEISHVEQLKFEFNEVDATSGVASLNWEKKQIPFKIEVGVTDIVLADIRQKLQDTPGFSRQSWEQAANFALNNGGDLDEAMGWVDAAIDGQFFSQKTFNNLSIKAQILAKQGKTAEAEAIMQEALPMGTVFQVHGYGRQLIAQGQTDKALEIFQWNAKNHKDTWPVHYGLARGYSAKGDHKSTLKHLKIALQNAPAQVNRDRVQANIDKAEKGEGIN, from the coding sequence ATGAAAAAAAGCGACACAAAAATTTCAATTCTATTGTTGCTCGCGGTCTTGTGTTTTTCGACAGAAGCCCTCGCACAACTTGACTTGCCGAGGGGGAGTCAAAAAGCAAAAGTCTCACAGCGTATCGGTATTACCGATATTACGATTGTCTATTCACGACCCAGTGTCAATGACCGTGAAATATGGGGGCAGTTGGTACCTTATGGAATGAACAATCTCGGTTTTGGAACAGCAGCTGAATCACCCTGGCGGGCCGGAGCAAATGAGAACACCATTTTTAAAGCCAGCGATGCCATCAAGATAGAAGGGAAGGATTTGCCCGCTGGTAAATACGGTCTTCACATGGTCGTCAACGAAGATGATACGGCCACGATAATTTTTTCTAAAAATCATGGGGCCTGGGGCAGTTATTTTTATGACCCTGCAGAAGATGTATTGCGGGTCGATGTGACCGCCAAAGAGATTTCCCATGTTGAACAGTTGAAATTCGAATTCAATGAGGTGGATGCCACATCAGGTGTTGCTTCCTTGAACTGGGAAAAGAAACAGATCCCCTTTAAGATCGAAGTGGGCGTTACCGATATCGTTTTGGCGGATATTCGACAAAAATTACAAGACACCCCAGGGTTTAGCCGTCAATCATGGGAGCAGGCCGCTAATTTTGCATTGAACAATGGAGGCGACCTTGATGAGGCCATGGGGTGGGTCGATGCCGCTATCGATGGACAGTTTTTCAGCCAAAAAACATTCAATAACCTAAGTATCAAGGCGCAGATCTTGGCCAAACAGGGCAAGACTGCCGAGGCTGAGGCCATCATGCAAGAAGCATTGCCCATGGGTACGGTTTTTCAAGTTCATGGGTATGGGCGACAGTTGATCGCCCAAGGGCAGACCGATAAAGCCTTGGAGATTTTTCAATGGAACGCCAAAAATCACAAAGATACTTGGCCCGTACACTATGGACTTGCTCGGGGCTACTCTGCGAAAGGCGATCATAAATCGACACTCAAGCACCTAAAAATTGCTTTGCAGAATGCACCCGCACAGGTAAACCGTGACAGGGTACAGGCCAATATCGACAAAGCAGAAAAGGGAGAAGGTATCAACTAG
- the leuC gene encoding 3-isopropylmalate dehydratase large subunit, producing MKTLFDKVWDSHVVRKIEGGPDVFFIDRHFIHEVTSPVAFLGLKNRGNSVLYPQRTFATADHNTPTLNQHLPVGDPLSANQLKALQENTAEWNIVHWGLGHRKNGIVHVVGPENGITLPGATIVCGDSHTSTHGAFGAIAFGIGTSEVEMVLSTQCIMQPKPKKMRISVNGTLGFGVTPKDVALFIIAKLTTSGATGHFVEYAGDVFKDMSMEGRMTVCNMSIEMGARGGMVAPDEKTFEYIKGREYTPKGAEWDKAMEYWNTLKTDDGAEFDKEFSFDAAEIEPMVTYGTNPGMGVGITKNIPSASDIQASEVTFKKSLDYMGFTEGEPMMGKKVDYVFLGSCTNARIEDFRAFASVIKGRKKADGLTVWLVPGSHVVEEKIKEEGILDMLTEAGFSLREPGCSACLAMNDDKIPAGKLAVSTSNRNFEGRQGPGARTILASPLVAAATAVTGKVTDPRELLKPELV from the coding sequence ATGAAAACACTGTTCGATAAGGTTTGGGACTCACATGTTGTTCGAAAAATCGAAGGTGGACCAGATGTATTCTTCATCGACCGCCATTTCATCCATGAAGTGACCAGTCCCGTGGCGTTTTTGGGCTTGAAAAATCGTGGTAATTCAGTGCTGTATCCGCAGCGCACATTTGCCACTGCCGATCATAACACGCCAACATTGAACCAGCACCTACCGGTCGGTGACCCACTATCGGCCAATCAGTTGAAAGCTTTACAAGAGAATACCGCTGAGTGGAACATCGTGCATTGGGGGCTTGGCCACCGCAAAAACGGAATCGTACATGTGGTAGGTCCGGAAAATGGCATCACCTTGCCAGGGGCGACCATTGTCTGTGGTGATTCACATACATCCACACATGGGGCCTTTGGGGCCATTGCCTTCGGTATAGGCACTTCAGAAGTTGAAATGGTACTCTCTACCCAGTGTATCATGCAGCCCAAACCGAAAAAGATGCGCATCAGTGTCAACGGTACCCTTGGTTTTGGGGTCACACCAAAAGATGTTGCCCTTTTCATCATCGCCAAACTGACCACTTCTGGTGCTACAGGGCATTTTGTTGAATATGCTGGCGATGTTTTCAAAGACATGAGCATGGAAGGCCGTATGACCGTCTGCAATATGAGCATTGAGATGGGTGCCCGCGGCGGAATGGTCGCACCTGATGAAAAAACGTTTGAATACATCAAAGGAAGGGAATATACCCCAAAAGGAGCTGAATGGGACAAGGCCATGGAATATTGGAATACCCTCAAGACCGATGATGGGGCCGAATTTGACAAGGAATTTAGTTTCGATGCCGCAGAAATCGAACCGATGGTCACTTACGGTACCAATCCCGGTATGGGAGTGGGCATCACCAAGAATATTCCCAGTGCGTCTGATATTCAGGCCAGTGAGGTGACCTTTAAAAAATCGTTGGATTATATGGGATTTACCGAGGGTGAGCCCATGATGGGAAAAAAGGTCGATTATGTATTTCTCGGAAGCTGTACCAATGCCCGTATTGAAGATTTTAGGGCCTTTGCCTCTGTCATAAAAGGAAGGAAAAAGGCCGATGGCCTAACCGTTTGGTTGGTGCCCGGAAGCCATGTTGTAGAAGAAAAAATAAAGGAAGAAGGAATTTTGGATATGCTGACCGAAGCAGGATTCTCACTACGCGAACCCGGTTGTTCGGCTTGCTTGGCGATGAATGATGACAAGATTCCCGCCGGCAAATTGGCCGTCAGCACCTCAAATCGAAATTTTGAGGGCCGACAAGGTCCCGGGGCACGAACCATTTTGGCGAGCCCTTTGGTGGCAGCGGCAACAGCTGTGACTGGTAAGGTCACCGATCCACGCGAATTACTAAAACCTGAATTGGTCTAA
- the leuD gene encoding 3-isopropylmalate dehydratase small subunit — MAYDKFNILNSTAVPLPIENVDTDQIIPARFLKATERKGFGDNLFRDWRYHSDGAPKENFVLNNPIYGGKILVGGKNFGSGSSREHAAWAVYDYGFRCVISSFFADIFRNNCLNIGVLPVQVSADFLDKIFKALETDPKTEFEVNLPEQTVTILSTGEQESFDINSYKKSNMMNGYDDIDYLVAMKKEIEEFAAKRPF; from the coding sequence ATGGCTTACGATAAATTCAACATACTCAACAGTACAGCGGTACCACTGCCCATCGAAAATGTAGATACCGACCAAATCATTCCTGCCCGTTTCTTAAAGGCTACGGAACGTAAGGGATTTGGTGATAACCTTTTTCGAGATTGGCGTTACCATAGCGATGGTGCCCCAAAAGAAAATTTTGTGCTGAACAATCCGATTTACGGTGGCAAGATCTTGGTGGGTGGAAAAAATTTCGGCTCGGGTTCTTCACGAGAGCATGCGGCCTGGGCGGTGTACGACTATGGTTTTCGCTGCGTCATCTCCAGTTTTTTTGCGGATATCTTCCGCAATAATTGCCTGAACATAGGCGTACTTCCCGTGCAAGTGAGTGCCGATTTTTTAGACAAAATATTCAAAGCCTTGGAAACGGACCCCAAAACGGAATTTGAAGTGAACCTTCCAGAGCAGACCGTAACCATTCTGAGTACCGGGGAGCAAGAATCTTTTGATATCAATAGCTATAAAAAGAGCAATATGATGAACGGCTACGATGATATCGATTATCTGGTGGCCATGAAAAAAGAGATTGAAGAATTTGCAGCAAAACGCCCCTTCTGA